One segment of Paenibacillus rhizovicinus DNA contains the following:
- a CDS encoding DeoR/GlpR family DNA-binding transcription regulator, whose protein sequence is MLVAERYQYILRMVNEKGSIRVAELSQLCKVTEETIRRDLDRLEGEGRLLRSYGGAIRIVPQSETPYLLRETVHVTEKQHISTEAATFVEPNERIVLDASTTAWHLAAQLPDIPLTVVTNSLKVAFVLSEKKNVVVISTGGTLVPNSLSFVGPLAEQSLEEYYVDKAFISCKGVHMERGISESNELQARVKRKMVGMAEHVYLLADYSKFNTQAFTTITGWDRIDHLITDAQTPAEYVQQLRRRSIDVIQLPD, encoded by the coding sequence ATGCTCGTCGCGGAAAGATACCAGTACATTCTACGGATGGTAAACGAGAAAGGAAGCATCCGCGTCGCCGAGCTTAGTCAATTGTGCAAGGTTACGGAGGAGACGATTCGCCGCGATCTGGATCGATTGGAAGGCGAAGGCCGGCTGCTTCGCAGCTATGGCGGGGCGATTCGCATCGTGCCGCAGTCGGAAACGCCCTATTTGCTTAGAGAGACGGTTCATGTGACGGAGAAACAGCATATATCCACGGAAGCCGCCACATTCGTCGAACCTAACGAACGGATCGTGCTGGATGCAAGCACGACGGCTTGGCATCTTGCCGCGCAGCTGCCGGATATCCCGCTGACGGTGGTGACGAATTCGCTGAAGGTCGCGTTCGTGCTCAGCGAGAAGAAGAATGTCGTCGTCATCAGCACCGGCGGAACGCTCGTCCCGAACTCGCTCTCCTTCGTCGGCCCTTTGGCGGAGCAATCGCTGGAAGAGTATTACGTGGATAAGGCGTTTATTTCCTGCAAAGGCGTGCATATGGAGCGCGGAATTTCCGAGTCCAACGAGCTGCAGGCCAGGGTGAAAAGGAAGATGGTCGGGATGGCGGAGCATGTGTACCTGCTGGCCGATTACAGCAAATTCAATACGCAGGCGTTTACGACGATAACCGGCTGGGACCGGATCGACCATCTCATCACGGATGCGCAGACGCCCGCCGAATACGTGCAGCAGCTCCGGCGGCGGTCCATCGACGTCATTCAGCTGCCGGATTGA
- a CDS encoding ABC transporter ATP-binding protein, with the protein MTQEEFVLDVRSMKKYFPIKQGFMKKTVGFVRAVDDVHIQIRPGETLGLVGESGCGKTTLGRCVLRAIEPTSGTTLFQNRQGEVKDVMKLNNHELRAIRRDMQLIFQDPYSSLNPRMTVLSIIAEPLICNGMARGDALKERVMELMEMVGLNSRHLERYPHAFSGGQRQRIGIARALATNPKFIVCDEAVSALDVSVQAQIINLLQDLQEKLHLSYLFISHDLGVIQHISNRVGVMYVGKMVETAATKELFKNPQHPYTEALLSAKPMPDPRKKSNRIILAGEVANPAKPPSGCYFHPRCPYAQDICKSQAPEWKQVGEGHYSACHFAGELQLQGAVAQ; encoded by the coding sequence ATGACGCAAGAGGAGTTTGTACTGGACGTCCGTTCGATGAAGAAATATTTTCCGATCAAGCAAGGCTTCATGAAGAAAACCGTCGGCTTCGTAAGAGCCGTCGACGATGTTCATATTCAGATTCGGCCCGGCGAAACGCTCGGCCTGGTCGGAGAATCCGGCTGCGGCAAGACGACGCTCGGACGGTGCGTCCTGCGGGCGATCGAGCCGACCTCGGGAACGACGCTGTTCCAGAACCGGCAAGGCGAAGTCAAAGACGTCATGAAGCTGAACAACCACGAGCTGCGGGCGATCCGCCGGGATATGCAGCTGATCTTCCAAGACCCGTACTCCTCGCTCAACCCGCGAATGACGGTGCTCAGCATTATCGCGGAGCCGCTCATTTGCAACGGCATGGCCCGGGGCGACGCGCTCAAGGAACGCGTCATGGAGCTGATGGAAATGGTCGGCTTGAACAGCCGGCATCTGGAGCGGTACCCGCATGCATTCAGTGGCGGGCAGCGCCAGCGCATCGGGATCGCGCGGGCGCTGGCGACGAATCCGAAATTCATCGTCTGCGACGAAGCGGTGTCGGCGCTCGACGTTTCCGTGCAAGCCCAGATCATCAATCTGCTGCAGGATTTGCAGGAGAAATTGCATTTAAGCTATCTGTTCATCTCCCATGACCTTGGCGTTATACAGCATATTTCCAATCGGGTCGGCGTCATGTATGTCGGCAAGATGGTGGAGACCGCCGCGACGAAGGAATTGTTCAAGAACCCGCAGCATCCGTATACGGAAGCGCTGCTGTCCGCCAAGCCGATGCCGGATCCGCGCAAGAAATCGAACCGGATCATTCTGGCAGGCGAGGTTGCCAATCCGGCGAAGCCGCCTTCCGGCTGCTACTTCCACCCGCGCTGTCCCTATGCGCAGGACATCTGCAAGAGCCAGGCGCCCGAATGGAAGCAGGTCGGCGAAGGACATTATTCCGCCTGCCACTTCGCGGGCGAGCTGCAATTGCAAGGAGCTGTCGCCCAATGA
- a CDS encoding ABC transporter ATP-binding protein, translating into MSQQDNVILEMKDVKVQFRLDEGLLKAVDGVDLRIKRGKTLGIVGESGCGKSVTSQALLRIVPKPGEVQGQINLTRKKKDGTFEVVDLTKLDARGKEIRDIRGGEIAMIFQEPMKAFSPIHTIGNQIMEAILLHSTDDKEEAYRIGVGILQKVGMSNPEQRMSEYPHQLSGGMRQRAMIAMALSCSPSILIADEPTTALDVTVQAQVLQLINDLKSNHDTSVIFITHDLGVIAEMSDDVAVMYLGKVVEYTDVDTLFHNPKHPYTRALLNSIPSVMRESKRLESIEGTVPFPMNLPKGCGFYTRCKLAKDGVCNVDDVPLIEVEKGHSVRCLLVDSV; encoded by the coding sequence ATGTCACAGCAGGACAACGTCATATTGGAAATGAAGGACGTCAAGGTGCAGTTTCGATTGGACGAAGGGCTGCTGAAAGCGGTGGACGGCGTCGACCTGCGCATCAAACGCGGCAAGACGCTCGGCATCGTCGGCGAAAGCGGCTGCGGCAAGAGCGTTACTTCCCAGGCGCTGCTGCGGATCGTGCCGAAGCCCGGCGAGGTGCAGGGCCAGATCAACCTGACGCGCAAGAAGAAGGACGGTACCTTCGAGGTCGTTGACCTTACCAAGCTCGATGCCCGCGGCAAAGAGATCCGGGACATTCGCGGCGGCGAAATCGCGATGATCTTCCAGGAACCGATGAAGGCGTTCTCGCCGATCCATACGATCGGCAATCAAATCATGGAAGCGATCCTGCTTCACTCGACGGATGACAAAGAGGAAGCTTACCGGATCGGCGTCGGCATTCTGCAGAAGGTCGGGATGTCCAATCCGGAACAGCGGATGAGCGAATATCCGCATCAGCTCTCGGGCGGCATGCGGCAGCGGGCGATGATCGCGATGGCGCTCTCCTGCAGCCCGTCCATTCTCATTGCCGACGAACCGACGACGGCGCTCGACGTGACGGTGCAGGCGCAGGTGCTGCAGCTGATCAACGACCTGAAGTCGAATCACGATACGTCCGTCATCTTCATTACGCATGATCTCGGCGTCATTGCGGAGATGTCCGACGACGTGGCCGTGATGTACTTGGGCAAAGTCGTGGAGTATACCGACGTCGATACGCTGTTCCACAATCCGAAGCATCCGTATACGCGGGCGCTCCTCAACTCCATTCCTTCGGTGATGCGGGAGAGCAAGCGGCTCGAATCGATCGAGGGAACGGTGCCGTTTCCGATGAATCTGCCGAAGGGCTGCGGGTTCTATACGCGCTGCAAGCTGGCGAAGGACGGCGTGTGCAATGTCGACGACGTGCCGCTTATCGAAGTGGAGAAGGGGCATTCCGTCCGCTGCCTGCTGGTGGACTCGGTCTAA
- a CDS encoding ABC transporter permease: MSGLTTVINQLRTRTSRKKKSAEQPDMDVASQWQLMWWKFKKHKLAVISAVILILMYLIVLFCEFVSPNLSDTRFTAYKNAPPQKIHFVDPDTGFQFQPFVYGMKESIDKETFLRTFAEDKTKKYPIRLFAKGESYKMWGFIPSNIHLFGIGNKEGSAMFLMGTDQLGHDLLSRIIYGGRISLSFGLVGIILTLFIGLLLGGISGYLGGVSDTIIQRIIDFLICIPTIPLWMALSAAVPRDWSAVKMYFGLIIIFSIIGWTGLARVVRGKILSLREEDFTMAARLAGAGDLRIIRKHLLPSFASYIIVNVTLSIPGTILGETSLSFLGIGLQAPAVSWGVLLQDAQNLETLAHHPWLLWPAAFIMLTVLMFNFLGDGLRDAADPYK; encoded by the coding sequence ATGAGCGGGTTAACGACGGTTATCAATCAACTGCGCACCCGGACCAGCCGGAAGAAGAAGTCGGCCGAGCAGCCGGACATGGACGTCGCCTCGCAATGGCAGCTGATGTGGTGGAAGTTCAAGAAGCATAAGCTGGCCGTTATTTCGGCCGTTATTCTCATCTTAATGTACCTGATCGTGCTGTTCTGCGAGTTCGTATCGCCGAACCTGTCCGATACGCGCTTCACGGCCTATAAGAACGCGCCGCCGCAGAAGATTCACTTCGTCGACCCGGACACGGGCTTCCAATTCCAGCCGTTCGTCTACGGCATGAAGGAGAGCATCGACAAGGAGACGTTCCTGCGGACCTTCGCCGAGGACAAGACGAAGAAATACCCGATTCGCTTGTTCGCGAAAGGCGAGTCCTACAAGATGTGGGGCTTCATCCCGTCCAACATTCATCTGTTCGGCATCGGCAACAAGGAAGGCTCCGCGATGTTCCTCATGGGAACGGATCAGCTTGGGCATGACCTGCTGTCGCGCATCATCTACGGCGGACGAATCTCCTTGTCGTTCGGGCTTGTCGGGATCATTCTGACGCTCTTCATCGGGCTGCTGCTCGGAGGCATTTCGGGTTACCTCGGCGGCGTATCCGATACGATCATTCAACGGATCATCGATTTTCTCATATGCATCCCGACCATCCCGCTATGGATGGCGCTGTCGGCGGCGGTGCCCCGGGACTGGTCGGCCGTCAAAATGTACTTCGGTCTTATCATCATCTTCTCGATCATCGGCTGGACCGGCCTGGCCCGCGTCGTGCGCGGCAAGATCCTCTCGCTGCGCGAGGAGGATTTCACGATGGCGGCCCGTCTGGCGGGCGCCGGCGACCTGCGCATCATCCGGAAGCATTTGCTCCCTTCCTTCGCCAGCTACATCATCGTTAACGTAACGCTGTCGATTCCCGGCACCATTCTGGGGGAAACCTCCTTGAGCTTCCTCGGCATCGGGCTGCAGGCGCCGGCGGTATCGTGGGGCGTGCTGCTGCAGGATGCCCAGAATCTGGAGACGCTCGCGCATCATCCGTGGCTGCTATGGCCGGCTGCCTTTATCATGCTCACCGTACTGATGTTCAACTTTCTCGGAGACGGACTTCGGGATGCGGCGGATCCTTATAAATAA
- a CDS encoding ABC transporter permease, protein MINYISYRLLQLIPLLVAISIIVFVIIQLPPGDFLTNYIQQLKLSGNDVSESAILNLKQQYGLDQSMIMQYIYWIKDIVLHGNMGRSFQFNMPVADVIWPRLGLTVTISLISLVFVWLVAIPIGIYSATHQYSILDYVFTFIGFIGVAVPGFLIALVLVYFIFIETGVSVTGLFSQQYLDAPWSMARVLDMLPRMILPVIVIGMASAASLIRVTRGMLLDELSKQYVITARAKGVSEGKLLFKYPVRMAINPLISTIGWTLPALISGEVIVSIVLNLQTTGPMLLKALMTQDMYLCGSFILITSVITVLGTLLSDILLAAIDPRIRFGGVGE, encoded by the coding sequence ATGATCAATTATATTTCCTATCGTTTACTGCAGCTGATCCCGCTGCTGGTCGCGATTAGCATTATCGTGTTTGTCATCATCCAGCTGCCCCCTGGCGACTTCCTGACCAACTATATCCAGCAGCTCAAGCTGTCGGGCAACGATGTGTCGGAAAGCGCCATCTTGAATTTGAAACAGCAGTACGGCCTGGATCAGTCGATGATCATGCAGTACATCTACTGGATCAAGGACATCGTGCTGCACGGCAATATGGGCCGTTCGTTCCAATTCAACATGCCGGTGGCGGACGTTATCTGGCCGCGGCTCGGATTGACGGTGACGATCTCGCTGATCTCGCTCGTATTCGTATGGCTCGTCGCGATTCCGATCGGCATTTATTCGGCCACGCACCAATATTCCATTCTTGATTACGTGTTTACCTTCATCGGGTTCATCGGCGTTGCGGTCCCTGGCTTCCTGATCGCGCTGGTGCTCGTCTATTTTATTTTTATCGAAACCGGGGTCTCGGTCACGGGGCTGTTCTCCCAGCAATATCTCGACGCGCCGTGGAGCATGGCGAGGGTGCTGGATATGCTGCCGAGGATGATTCTGCCCGTCATCGTCATCGGCATGGCGTCGGCCGCTTCGCTCATCCGCGTCACGCGGGGGATGCTGCTCGACGAACTGTCCAAGCAATACGTCATTACCGCCCGGGCCAAAGGGGTCTCGGAAGGCAAATTGCTCTTCAAGTACCCTGTCCGGATGGCGATCAACCCGCTCATCAGCACGATCGGCTGGACGCTTCCGGCATTGATATCGGGCGAGGTCATCGTCTCGATCGTCCTTAACCTGCAGACGACCGGCCCGATGCTGCTGAAGGCGCTCATGACGCAGGATATGTATTTATGCGGCAGCTTCATCCTCATCACCAGCGTCATCACGGTGCTCGGCACGCTGTTATCGGATATTCTGCTGGCGGCGATCGATCCGCGAATCCGCTTCGGAGGTGTCGGTGAATGA
- a CDS encoding ABC transporter substrate-binding protein encodes MKVKRRFLAAVLVTALILTAALTGCDSGSNSGSKSNTANNSKNDANKPATTDTTNNASTNDAATNDASTNNTTNNTTTDKPADGQISEFHQSSYFDGKNLPDVKDRLPADYKITNEMNEDQLKYEVGTYGGTLRTVTSVANWDADVFVMDNEPLLNTPSILGEKITGNVLKDYLLSDDQKSISFQMRQGLKWSDGVPVTTEDVRFTVEDVLNNPELTPIFPLYLRSGGVAEGAPMKLEVIDDYNFKLTFDRPYGGLLIRLAIQGWRGYTELLKPAHYLKQFHKKYTPLADMEPAIKAAGFKKGEWVNLFNYKDITNWKLNHSEAVGFPVLYPWMVTKATKSVTTYERNPYYFKVDTAGNQLPYIDKIESTLVNDIEMVSLKTIAGEVDFSRESAALVKMPLYKENEKNGYKALLNNMHVTPTDLFLNLTYDNPNWQKVVQDVRFRKALNMAINRQELIDTIYYGFAQPGSIEDPTFDLDEAGKLLDDMGLKKDANGKRLGPDGKVFTIPFEVGAQAPDIVPYTQLIAEMWRALGLNVTMKTIDQTLWGTRLAANDIQATVIWTHTPLWYMGDWGQANWAPVWDQWHSSSGKNGKEPPEDVKKFYAKIDEAMAAKPDDAKRLIEEVKQMMKDNVYYFIPLSDVKQPLIVSDKLHNIPADSSFAIATDFSGEQFFFGK; translated from the coding sequence ATGAAGGTAAAGAGAAGGTTTTTGGCAGCTGTTCTTGTAACCGCTCTCATTTTGACCGCAGCGCTAACCGGGTGCGACAGCGGATCGAATTCCGGTTCCAAGTCGAACACGGCGAACAATTCCAAGAACGATGCAAACAAGCCCGCGACGACCGACACCACGAACAACGCATCCACGAACGACGCAGCGACGAACGACGCATCCACGAACAACACAACGAACAACACAACAACGGACAAACCTGCAGATGGGCAAATCAGCGAATTCCATCAATCCTCTTACTTTGACGGCAAGAACCTGCCGGACGTGAAAGACCGTTTGCCTGCCGATTACAAGATCACCAACGAAATGAACGAGGATCAGCTGAAATACGAAGTCGGTACTTACGGCGGAACTTTGAGAACGGTTACATCCGTAGCGAACTGGGATGCCGACGTGTTCGTCATGGATAACGAGCCGCTGCTCAACACGCCGAGTATCCTCGGCGAGAAAATTACCGGCAACGTGCTGAAGGATTACTTGCTCAGCGACGACCAGAAATCCATCTCGTTCCAAATGCGCCAAGGACTGAAATGGTCGGACGGCGTGCCCGTAACGACCGAGGATGTCCGGTTCACGGTCGAGGACGTGCTCAATAATCCGGAGCTGACCCCGATCTTCCCGCTGTACCTTCGTTCCGGAGGCGTAGCGGAAGGCGCGCCGATGAAGCTGGAAGTCATTGACGACTACAACTTCAAGCTTACGTTCGATCGTCCGTACGGCGGCCTCTTGATTCGCTTGGCCATTCAAGGCTGGCGCGGATATACGGAGCTGCTCAAGCCTGCTCACTACCTGAAGCAATTCCACAAGAAATACACGCCGCTTGCAGATATGGAGCCGGCTATCAAGGCAGCCGGATTCAAAAAAGGCGAGTGGGTCAACCTGTTCAACTACAAAGATATCACGAACTGGAAATTGAACCATTCCGAAGCGGTTGGCTTCCCTGTGCTGTACCCGTGGATGGTTACGAAAGCGACGAAGAGCGTGACGACGTATGAACGCAATCCGTATTACTTCAAAGTCGATACGGCCGGCAACCAGCTGCCGTACATCGATAAGATCGAAAGCACGCTCGTCAACGACATTGAAATGGTCAGCTTGAAGACCATTGCCGGCGAAGTCGACTTCTCGCGTGAATCGGCAGCGCTCGTGAAGATGCCGCTGTACAAAGAAAACGAGAAGAACGGGTACAAAGCCTTGCTGAACAATATGCACGTGACGCCGACAGACCTCTTCCTCAATTTGACGTACGACAACCCGAACTGGCAGAAGGTCGTTCAGGATGTCCGTTTCCGCAAAGCGCTCAACATGGCCATTAACCGCCAAGAGCTGATCGATACGATCTACTACGGCTTTGCGCAGCCGGGCAGCATCGAGGATCCGACGTTCGATTTGGATGAAGCAGGCAAGCTGCTTGACGACATGGGCTTGAAGAAGGACGCCAACGGCAAACGTTTAGGTCCGGACGGCAAAGTATTCACCATTCCGTTCGAAGTCGGTGCGCAAGCGCCGGACATCGTTCCTTACACGCAATTGATCGCCGAAATGTGGCGCGCGCTCGGCCTGAACGTCACGATGAAGACGATCGACCAGACGCTGTGGGGCACGCGCTTGGCGGCGAACGATATCCAAGCGACCGTCATCTGGACGCACACGCCGCTCTGGTACATGGGCGACTGGGGACAAGCGAACTGGGCGCCGGTGTGGGATCAATGGCATTCCAGCTCCGGCAAGAACGGCAAAGAACCGCCGGAAGACGTGAAGAAGTTCTACGCGAAGATCGACGAAGCGATGGCCGCCAAGCCGGACGACGCCAAGCGCCTCATCGAAGAAGTGAAGCAAATGATGAAAGACAACGTGTATTACTTCATCCCGCTCAGCGACGTGAAACAGCCGCTGATCGTGAGCGACAAGCTGCATAACATCCCGGCCGACAGCAGCTTCGCGATAGCAACCGACTTCAGCGGCGAACAATTCTTCTTCGGCAAATAA
- a CDS encoding AraC family transcriptional regulator, with protein sequence MSKISDHAVEPEHTHNFIELVYILHGSGIQRINEHSYNVRRGDFIWMNVGDRHSFQAEKGTQYMNILIEADFLSEQLTSLGPDGGFFSHRMFQEFQHSLQRSFHHIRFQGKSILELEELLESMYSEYTAKKNGYRAMLRGYTTLLLASAFRRMQDNFEHESAIDFHDLLPKLLSYIEQHYASPITLRDLARESYYSPQYISKTFKLYCGYTFTEYVQEVRLREAKRMLLESGECAVAIGKSVGYHDKSQFYKLFKQYYGLTPLQLREQASKR encoded by the coding sequence TTGAGTAAAATATCCGATCACGCAGTCGAACCGGAGCATACCCACAATTTTATCGAGCTTGTCTACATCCTGCATGGCTCGGGAATCCAACGTATCAATGAGCACAGCTACAATGTCAGGCGAGGCGATTTCATATGGATGAATGTCGGGGACAGACACTCCTTCCAGGCGGAGAAGGGCACGCAGTACATGAATATTCTGATCGAAGCCGACTTCTTAAGCGAACAATTGACGTCGCTGGGCCCTGACGGCGGCTTCTTCTCCCATCGGATGTTTCAAGAATTCCAGCATTCTCTGCAGCGTTCTTTCCACCATATCCGGTTCCAGGGCAAGTCGATCCTGGAGCTGGAGGAGCTGCTGGAGTCGATGTACAGCGAATACACGGCCAAGAAGAACGGCTATCGCGCGATGCTGCGCGGTTACACGACGCTGCTGCTGGCATCCGCGTTCCGCAGGATGCAGGACAATTTCGAACATGAGTCGGCGATCGATTTCCACGACTTGCTGCCCAAGCTGCTTTCCTACATCGAGCAGCATTACGCCTCGCCGATTACGCTTCGGGACCTGGCTAGAGAAAGTTATTATTCGCCGCAATATATCAGCAAGACGTTCAAATTGTACTGCGGGTATACGTTCACCGAATACGTGCAGGAAGTGCGGCTCCGCGAAGCGAAGCGCATGCTGCTCGAGTCCGGCGAATGCGCCGTCGCGATCGGCAAGAGCGTCGGCTATCACGATAAATCGCAATTTTACAAGTTGTTCAAGCAGTACTACGGCTTGACGCCGCTGCAGCTGAGAGAGCAGGCATCCAAACGATGA
- a CDS encoding carbohydrate ABC transporter permease — MWVHPQTISHKTSQSDRRLIVFSLACLVPLLHTVAVSFSDKAAADAGRVLLTPIDATTASYAKVLDDGQFFHSFYISIKRVVLGGLLNFVLTIMMAFALAKDSKQFRMRNVYMRFVVFTMLFSGGIVPWFMTVKSYGLLNSIWALVLPHAVQTFNVILLMNFFRNLPKELSEAAEIDGAGPWYIMIRMFVPLSLPAIATVTLFSIVFHWNSFFDGLILMNKQDQYPLQTYIQTLVAQLSAQAMTGMSPEQLAQAMAVSNRTFNAAKIIISMIPIMLIYPFIQRFFIHGITLGSVKE; from the coding sequence ATGTGGGTTCATCCACAAACCATTTCACACAAAACAAGCCAGTCCGATCGCAGGCTGATCGTCTTCTCGCTTGCCTGTCTCGTTCCGCTTCTTCACACGGTTGCCGTCTCGTTCAGCGATAAGGCCGCGGCCGATGCGGGACGGGTACTGCTTACGCCGATCGATGCCACTACGGCTAGCTATGCTAAAGTGCTCGATGACGGCCAGTTCTTCCATTCGTTCTATATTTCAATCAAACGGGTCGTGCTCGGCGGTCTATTGAATTTCGTGCTGACGATCATGATGGCCTTCGCGCTTGCCAAGGACAGCAAGCAATTCCGGATGCGCAACGTCTACATGCGGTTCGTCGTCTTCACTATGCTGTTCAGCGGCGGCATCGTGCCGTGGTTCATGACGGTCAAGTCGTACGGCCTGCTCAACTCGATATGGGCGCTCGTGCTGCCCCATGCCGTGCAGACGTTCAACGTCATCCTGCTGATGAACTTCTTCCGCAACCTGCCGAAGGAACTGTCCGAAGCCGCCGAAATCGACGGCGCAGGACCTTGGTACATCATGATTCGCATGTTCGTTCCGCTGTCGCTTCCGGCGATCGCGACGGTTACGCTGTTCAGCATCGTGTTTCATTGGAACTCGTTCTTCGACGGCTTGATCTTGATGAACAAGCAGGATCAATATCCGCTGCAAACGTACATCCAGACGCTGGTCGCCCAGCTGAGCGCGCAAGCGATGACCGGCATGTCGCCGGAGCAGCTGGCGCAGGCGATGGCCGTATCGAACCGGACGTTCAACGCGGCGAAAATCATCATTTCGATGATTCCGATCATGCTGATCTACCCGTTCATCCAGCGTTTCTTCATTCACGGCATTACGCTCGGTTCCGTCAAGGAATAG